Proteins from one Rhinopithecus roxellana isolate Shanxi Qingling chromosome 20, ASM756505v1, whole genome shotgun sequence genomic window:
- the LOC104664081 gene encoding LOW QUALITY PROTEIN: uncharacterized protein LOC104664081 (The sequence of the model RefSeq protein was modified relative to this genomic sequence to represent the inferred CDS: inserted 1 base in 1 codon; deleted 2 bases in 1 codon; substituted 1 base at 1 genomic stop codon), with amino-acid sequence MPGTGKNSLHTGLPLLLFNPRNMCANLPPGILHVSSNSLHPGTNHAGGLGILTASAAHAFRGKRPGDSGDSRHLQSHSLKTEPHALLDIKATQSLVDRIRSKHFPKPQGLLTRLCPSPPTWLSWDHVGAWPDSSTRMPSKTNTDAXVXLTRETRGAPTWLLHLMLETEAPKMILGPAPPGFLLRKASEDPPLVAGQKLGREARVLASTGETLGSELLK; translated from the exons ATGCCAGGCACAGGGAAAAACTCTTTACACACAGGATTGCCTTTGCTTTTGTTCAATCCCCGCAACATGTGTG caaacctcccacctggCATCCTGCATGTGTCCAGCAACTCCCTGCACCCGGGCACTAATCACGCAGGTGGGCTTGGCATCCTCACAGCCTCTGCAGCACATGCCTTCAGGGGGAAGAGACCCGGGGACTCAGGAGACTCAAGGCATCTCCAGAGTCACAGCCTGAAGACGGAACCCCATGCTCTCCTGGACATAAAAGCCACACAGTCCCTGGTAGACAG GATCCGCTCCAAGCATTTTCCAAAGCCCCAGGGGCTGCTTACAAGA CTCTGCCCATCACCCCCAACCTGGCTGAGCTGGGACCACGTCGGCGCCTGGCCTGACTCTTCTACCAGGATGCCCTCCAAGACCAACACTGATGCCTGAG CCCTCACCAGGGAGACCAGGGGTGCCCCTACGTGGCTGCTGCACCTGATGTTGGAAACGGAGGCTCCAAAAAT GATCCTGGGGCCTGCCCCTCCTGGCTTCCTCTTGAGGAAGGCCTCAGAAGACCCACCTTTGGTCGCAGGACAGAAGCTGGGCCGAGAGGCAAGGGTTTTGGCCTCCACAGGGGAAACTCTGGGCTCAGAGCTGCTGAAGTGA